Proteins co-encoded in one Microcebus murinus isolate Inina chromosome 5, M.murinus_Inina_mat1.0, whole genome shotgun sequence genomic window:
- the MEA1 gene encoding male-enhanced antigen 1 isoform X1 has translation MSMGRGWRTRLPGPSCPAGSEAPARMAAVVLGGDTMGPERIFPNQTEELGPHQGPSEGTGDWSSEEPEEEQEETGAGPAGYSYQPLNQDPEQEEVELAPVGDGEDVVADIQDRIQALGLHLPDPPLESEDEDEGGATALSNHSSIPMDPEHVELVKRTMAGVSLPAPGVPAWAREISDAQWEDVVQKALQARQASPAWK, from the exons ATGAGCATGGGGCGGGGCTGGAGGACTAGGCTCCCCGGCCCGTCCTGCCCCGCCGGAAGTGAAG CCCCTGCCCGGATGGCAGCAGTCGTTCTAGGGGGAGACACTATGGGCCCTGAGCGTATCTTCCCCAATCAGACTGAGGAACTGGGGCCACATCAGGGCCCTTCAGAAGGCACTGGGGATTGGAGCAGTGAGgagcctgaggaagagcaggaggaaaCGGGGGCAGGCCCAGCTGGCTACTCCTACCAGCCCCTCAACCAAGATCCTGAACAAGAAGAGGTAGAGCTGGCGCCAGTGGGGGATGGAGAAGATGTAGTTGCTGACATTCAGGATCGGATCCAG GCCTTGGGGCTTCATTTGCCAGACCCACCATTAGAGAGTGAGGATGAAGATGAGGGTGGAGCTACAGCATTAAGCAACCACAGTTCTATTCCCATGGACCCAG AACACGTAGAGCTGGTGAAAAGGACGATGGCTGGAGTAAGCCTGCCTGCACCAGGGGTTCCTGCCTGGGCTCGGGAGATATCGGATGCCCAGTGGGAAGATGTGGTACAGAAAGCCCTCCAAGCTCGGCAGGCATCCCCTGCCTGGAAGTGA
- the MEA1 gene encoding male-enhanced antigen 1 isoform X2, producing the protein MAAVVLGGDTMGPERIFPNQTEELGPHQGPSEGTGDWSSEEPEEEQEETGAGPAGYSYQPLNQDPEQEEVELAPVGDGEDVVADIQDRIQALGLHLPDPPLESEDEDEGGATALSNHSSIPMDPEHVELVKRTMAGVSLPAPGVPAWAREISDAQWEDVVQKALQARQASPAWK; encoded by the exons ATGGCAGCAGTCGTTCTAGGGGGAGACACTATGGGCCCTGAGCGTATCTTCCCCAATCAGACTGAGGAACTGGGGCCACATCAGGGCCCTTCAGAAGGCACTGGGGATTGGAGCAGTGAGgagcctgaggaagagcaggaggaaaCGGGGGCAGGCCCAGCTGGCTACTCCTACCAGCCCCTCAACCAAGATCCTGAACAAGAAGAGGTAGAGCTGGCGCCAGTGGGGGATGGAGAAGATGTAGTTGCTGACATTCAGGATCGGATCCAG GCCTTGGGGCTTCATTTGCCAGACCCACCATTAGAGAGTGAGGATGAAGATGAGGGTGGAGCTACAGCATTAAGCAACCACAGTTCTATTCCCATGGACCCAG AACACGTAGAGCTGGTGAAAAGGACGATGGCTGGAGTAAGCCTGCCTGCACCAGGGGTTCCTGCCTGGGCTCGGGAGATATCGGATGCCCAGTGGGAAGATGTGGTACAGAAAGCCCTCCAAGCTCGGCAGGCATCCCCTGCCTGGAAGTGA